A genomic region of Paenibacillus sp. PL2-23 contains the following coding sequences:
- a CDS encoding cell division protein FtsQ, with protein MSTHKKRYELTQSQKLMVFILSMSLYGISNMFTELIPAIQLGPIELKVEYFAFIPLTLCILFHPLYAAIGASFGEIIFGELLLGQFGGLGELEKFIQFTLAMYIAGLLVRDPRNRKQLAIAAFVAVGIDQMLGAIVDMGKVWFGIEDLEALPGIPESILLIEGIGFLNAMLITGILFSLLPTLYLVPRLYGKIEPLLGMKPRDGRIPVTMGEVLKPRLLILAVVLVFIAAASEFLAESDINFAVWEPEFVEQYGNGITWLSIGAATVVLVLTIMAALRAKRRQSAAPKDVTP; from the coding sequence AGAAGCGATACGAGCTCACGCAATCTCAGAAGCTGATGGTGTTCATTCTATCCATGTCGCTGTACGGCATCTCCAACATGTTCACAGAATTAATCCCGGCCATCCAGCTGGGACCCATCGAGCTGAAGGTGGAATACTTCGCCTTCATTCCCCTGACGCTCTGCATTCTGTTCCATCCGCTGTACGCCGCGATCGGCGCATCCTTCGGCGAGATTATATTCGGAGAGCTGCTGCTGGGGCAATTCGGCGGACTGGGCGAGCTGGAGAAATTTATTCAATTCACGCTGGCTATGTACATTGCCGGCCTGCTGGTGAGAGACCCCCGCAACCGCAAGCAGCTGGCGATTGCTGCCTTCGTTGCGGTAGGCATTGACCAGATGCTGGGCGCCATTGTCGACATGGGCAAGGTATGGTTCGGCATTGAAGATCTCGAAGCGCTGCCCGGCATTCCGGAGAGCATCCTGCTTATCGAGGGCATCGGCTTCCTGAACGCTATGCTCATTACGGGCATTCTGTTCTCCCTCTTGCCAACGCTGTATCTGGTGCCGCGCCTATACGGCAAAATTGAGCCGCTGCTGGGCATGAAGCCGCGGGACGGCCGCATACCGGTCACGATGGGCGAAGTGCTTAAGCCTCGCCTCCTGATCCTGGCTGTAGTCCTGGTCTTCATTGCAGCCGCATCTGAATTTCTGGCGGAATCCGATATTAACTTCGCCGTATGGGAGCCGGAATTTGTGGAGCAATACGGCAATGGCATCACTTGGCTCAGCATAGGAGCTGCGACGGTCGTGCTTGTTCTTACCATTATGGCAGCCTTGCGCGCCAAGCGCCGGCAGTCGGCAGCACCGAAGGACGTGACCCCGTGA